One genomic region from Cellulomonas fengjieae encodes:
- the tatA gene encoding Sec-independent protein translocase subunit TatA, with amino-acid sequence MGRNITAVHVLIVLLVVLLLFGAKRLPDLAKSVGQSMKIFKHEVKDLRTDETATTTATVPPPPTGVTPVGSPPAVPPVADPQHVTPIVPPVADPSEGNAPPKV; translated from the coding sequence GTGGGCCGCAACATCACCGCCGTGCACGTGCTCATCGTGCTGCTCGTCGTTCTCCTGCTGTTCGGTGCCAAGCGGCTCCCCGACCTGGCCAAGAGCGTGGGCCAGTCGATGAAGATCTTCAAGCACGAGGTCAAGGACCTGCGGACCGACGAGACGGCGACGACGACCGCGACCGTCCCGCCGCCCCCGACCGGCGTCACGCCCGTCGGCAGCCCGCCCGCCGTCCCGCCGGTTGCGGACCCCCAGCACGTGACGCCCATCGTCCCACCCGTCGCGGATCCGTCCGAGGGCAACGCCCCGCCGAAGGTCTGA
- the tatC gene encoding twin-arginine translocase subunit TatC yields MPLREHLAELRRRVFLAALGIVVGAVIGWLLYDPVFHALQSPIMQVAEERDMLVSLNFAGIASSFDMQVKVSFFMGVILSSPWWLYQFWAFVTPGLTRRERMYAFAFVGAAVPLFLAGAFVAWWVLPNAVRLLIQFTPLGATNIIDAQTYLGFFMQIMLAFGAAFLLPVVMVALNFAGIGTAATWRRSWRWAVLASFVFAAIVTPTPDAVTMLAVALPMCALYFLALGVCVLHDRRVDRKRVAAGLPRLDGTMADEPGTA; encoded by the coding sequence ATGCCGCTGCGAGAGCATCTGGCCGAGCTGCGTCGCCGTGTGTTCCTCGCCGCCCTCGGCATCGTGGTCGGCGCGGTGATCGGCTGGTTGCTCTACGACCCGGTGTTCCACGCGCTCCAGTCGCCGATCATGCAGGTGGCCGAGGAGCGCGACATGCTCGTCTCGCTCAACTTCGCGGGCATCGCGTCCTCGTTCGACATGCAGGTGAAGGTCTCGTTCTTCATGGGCGTGATCCTGTCCAGCCCGTGGTGGCTCTACCAGTTCTGGGCGTTCGTGACGCCCGGTCTGACCCGCCGGGAGCGTATGTACGCGTTCGCCTTCGTGGGCGCCGCGGTGCCGCTCTTCCTGGCCGGAGCGTTCGTCGCCTGGTGGGTGCTGCCCAACGCCGTGCGGCTGCTGATCCAGTTCACCCCGCTGGGAGCCACCAACATCATCGACGCCCAGACGTATCTGGGCTTCTTCATGCAGATCATGCTCGCGTTCGGTGCCGCGTTCCTGCTGCCCGTGGTCATGGTCGCGCTGAACTTCGCGGGGATCGGCACCGCGGCCACCTGGCGCAGGAGCTGGCGGTGGGCCGTGCTGGCCTCGTTCGTGTTCGCCGCGATCGTCACCCCGACCCCGGACGCGGTCACGATGCTCGCGGTCGCGCTGCCGATGTGCGCGCTGTACTTCCTCGCCCTCGGCGTCTGCGTCCTGCACGACCGGCGGGTGGACCGCAAGCGGGTGGCCGCGGGGCTGCCCCGGCTGGACGGCACGATGGCCGACGAGCCGGGCACCGCGTGA
- a CDS encoding helix-turn-helix transcriptional regulator: protein MAERASDRLLRMLGMITYLDRHEGVPVEAIAEQFGVSARQVMDDIDTLWVTGTPGYYPHDLIDFDAASYEQGVVRLTESRGMTRPLRLGAREAVALVAALRAVEGALGSAMDPERAAVLRSALAKLTAATGDAAAAVDVQLAVDAAPDVAAAVATALRHGRRLRLRYVNASDVTTERDVDPIRLVTDDERSYLLGWCLLVEGERLFRVDRVLSAVVLDTDAEDHKVRAGAEVFSPGPDGELVTLHLSSQVRWVAETTPVDAIRNLDDGSFEIDVRVVQPAWLRHLVLQVADDVLEIRPARIAHEVAAAARAALRAYGEV, encoded by the coding sequence ATGGCTGAGCGGGCGAGCGACCGGCTCCTGCGGATGCTCGGCATGATCACCTACCTGGACCGGCACGAGGGTGTCCCGGTGGAGGCGATCGCCGAGCAGTTCGGTGTGAGCGCCCGTCAGGTCATGGACGACATCGACACGCTGTGGGTCACGGGCACCCCGGGCTACTACCCGCACGACCTGATCGACTTCGACGCCGCCTCCTACGAGCAGGGGGTCGTGCGGCTCACGGAGTCGCGCGGGATGACCCGCCCGTTGCGCCTGGGTGCGCGCGAGGCGGTCGCCCTCGTCGCGGCCCTGCGCGCCGTCGAGGGTGCGCTCGGCAGCGCCATGGACCCCGAGCGCGCCGCGGTCCTGCGCTCCGCCCTGGCCAAGCTCACGGCCGCCACGGGCGACGCGGCGGCCGCCGTGGACGTCCAGCTCGCGGTGGATGCCGCGCCCGACGTCGCCGCCGCCGTCGCGACGGCCCTGCGGCACGGACGGCGGCTGCGCCTGCGGTACGTCAACGCCTCCGACGTGACGACGGAGCGCGACGTCGACCCGATCCGGCTGGTCACCGACGACGAGCGGTCGTACCTGCTCGGCTGGTGCCTGCTCGTCGAGGGCGAGCGCCTCTTCCGGGTCGACCGGGTCCTGTCCGCGGTGGTGCTGGACACCGACGCCGAGGACCACAAGGTGCGAGCGGGTGCCGAGGTCTTCTCCCCGGGCCCCGACGGCGAGCTCGTGACCCTGCACCTGAGCAGCCAGGTGCGCTGGGTGGCCGAGACCACCCCCGTCGACGCGATCCGCAACCTCGACGACGGCTCGTTCGAGATCGACGTCCGCGTGGTCCAACCGGCGTGGTTGCGTCACCTCGTGCTCCAGGTGGCCGACGACGTGCTCGAGATCCGGCCCGCCCGGATCGCCCACGAGGTCGCCGCCGCGGCGCGGGCAGCGCTGCGCGCCTACGGAGAGGTCTGA
- a CDS encoding DUF3866 family protein — MITWRAGVVVSLGATWPGAAEVTVELEAPVGTATAGDSVRALAFPDLVGSPEIGDRVLLNVSALARGLGTGGYALVIALPDRTPADPPEGPGHLVKARYTPLQAMVLGVDDQESPHHEVLRDADDLAGLPVVVADLHSALPAIVVGARFAARRAGRPAPRVAYVMTDGGALPAWFSRTVAGLRSAGWVEACITTGQAFGGDLEAVSVHTGMLAARHVVGADLAVVAQGPGNLGTGTRWGFSGVAAGEAVNAAATLGGRPVASLRVSGADPRERHLGISHHSRTAYGRVALAPADVVVPVFEEGPLAELGRRVADQADELGARHRLVPVTAGADLLDALTASPVRLATMGRGLADDPASFLAAAAAGVHAADL; from the coding sequence GTGATCACGTGGCGTGCGGGTGTCGTGGTGTCGCTCGGGGCCACGTGGCCCGGGGCCGCCGAGGTGACGGTCGAGCTGGAGGCGCCGGTCGGCACGGCGACCGCCGGGGACTCGGTCCGCGCGCTGGCGTTCCCGGACCTCGTCGGCAGCCCTGAGATCGGCGACCGCGTGCTGCTCAACGTCTCCGCGCTGGCCCGCGGGCTCGGCACGGGCGGCTACGCCCTCGTGATCGCCCTGCCCGACCGCACGCCCGCCGACCCGCCCGAGGGACCCGGCCACCTGGTCAAGGCCCGCTACACGCCGCTGCAGGCCATGGTCCTCGGGGTCGACGACCAGGAGTCCCCGCACCACGAGGTCCTGCGGGACGCCGACGACCTGGCCGGCCTGCCGGTCGTCGTCGCGGACCTGCACTCGGCCCTGCCCGCGATCGTGGTCGGCGCGCGGTTCGCCGCGAGGCGGGCCGGTCGCCCCGCGCCGCGCGTGGCCTACGTGATGACCGACGGCGGCGCGCTGCCCGCATGGTTCTCGCGCACGGTCGCCGGGCTGCGGTCCGCCGGGTGGGTCGAGGCGTGCATCACCACCGGGCAGGCGTTCGGCGGCGACCTCGAGGCGGTGTCGGTGCACACCGGCATGCTGGCCGCGCGGCACGTCGTCGGCGCGGACCTCGCCGTGGTCGCGCAGGGACCGGGCAACCTCGGCACCGGCACCCGGTGGGGCTTCTCCGGGGTGGCCGCCGGGGAGGCCGTCAACGCCGCCGCGACCCTGGGCGGCCGCCCCGTCGCGTCGCTGCGGGTGTCCGGCGCCGACCCGCGCGAACGGCACCTGGGCATCTCCCACCACTCGCGCACGGCCTACGGACGCGTCGCCCTGGCGCCCGCCGACGTCGTCGTGCCGGTGTTCGAGGAAGGTCCCCTCGCCGAGCTCGGCCGACGGGTCGCCGACCAGGCCGACGAGCTCGGGGCTCGTCACCGCCTGGTGCCGGTGACCGCGGGCGCGGACCTGCTCGACGCGCTCACGGCGTCCCCCGTCCGGCTGGCCACGATGGGGCGCGGTCTGGCCGACGACCCCGCGTCCTTCCTCGCCGCGGCCGCCGCGGGAGTCCACGCGGCCGACCTCTGA
- a CDS encoding amidohydrolase: MTSTLYRHGVVHTSADPFAEALLVDDGTVAWVGADDTADGLVARADEVVDLDGALVTPGFVDAHVHVLETGLALESIDLSPAGGVRSLADALDAVHRTATALPAGEPVLGYGWDELRWPEGRPPTREELDAAGGGAPVYLARVDVHSAVVSSALSHGAGLDRLPGWSFDGRVEREAHHAARDAARAVSPERRTALYRRALEHAAARGVVSVHEHSAPAIDTRAGLVELLDLTADARGGLPHLVAYRGELCVTVDDARELLEAIPGLTGIGGDLNVDGSLGSHTAALRTPYADDPTGAGVLYLAAEQICNHLTAATRAGVQAGFHVIGDRAMDELLVGLGAAVDVEGADAMARMGHRLEHAEMVDARTLAALVLLGVRLSVQPAFDAAWGGTEGMYAARLGAGRAAALNPLADLAAAGVPLAFGSDSPVTAVDPWAGVRAAVHHHAADQRISARAAFRASTRGGWRLAGLDHTGAGELRVGAPAHLAVWRADHLAVQAAEGRFSSWSADARAGIPLLPDLGPDVPPPDCLRTVRAGVVLHDAL; this comes from the coding sequence GTGACCTCGACCCTGTACCGGCACGGCGTCGTGCACACCTCGGCCGACCCCTTCGCCGAAGCGCTGCTGGTCGACGACGGCACCGTCGCCTGGGTCGGGGCGGACGACACCGCCGACGGGCTGGTCGCGCGGGCCGACGAGGTGGTGGACCTCGACGGCGCCCTCGTCACCCCCGGGTTCGTCGACGCCCACGTGCACGTGCTCGAGACCGGCCTCGCGCTGGAGAGCATCGACCTGTCTCCCGCGGGCGGCGTGCGCTCGCTGGCGGACGCGCTCGACGCCGTGCACCGGACGGCCACCGCACTGCCTGCCGGCGAGCCGGTCCTCGGCTACGGCTGGGACGAGCTGCGCTGGCCCGAGGGCAGGCCCCCGACCCGGGAGGAGCTCGACGCCGCCGGCGGGGGCGCCCCGGTCTACCTCGCGCGGGTCGACGTCCACTCCGCCGTGGTCTCGAGCGCGCTGTCGCACGGTGCGGGGCTCGACCGGCTGCCCGGGTGGAGCTTCGACGGACGCGTCGAGCGCGAGGCGCACCACGCGGCACGGGACGCCGCCAGGGCGGTCAGCCCCGAGCGTCGGACGGCCCTGTACCGCCGTGCCCTGGAGCACGCAGCGGCGCGTGGGGTCGTCTCCGTCCACGAGCACTCGGCGCCCGCCATCGACACCCGCGCCGGCCTCGTCGAGCTGCTCGACCTGACCGCGGACGCGCGCGGCGGCCTGCCGCACCTGGTGGCGTACCGGGGGGAGCTGTGCGTCACCGTCGACGACGCCCGCGAGCTCCTGGAGGCGATCCCGGGGCTGACCGGCATCGGCGGCGACCTGAACGTCGACGGCTCGCTGGGCTCGCACACCGCCGCCCTGCGCACCCCGTACGCGGACGATCCCACCGGCGCGGGGGTGCTGTACCTGGCGGCGGAGCAGATCTGCAACCACCTGACGGCCGCGACCCGTGCCGGGGTGCAGGCCGGGTTCCACGTCATCGGTGACCGCGCCATGGACGAGCTGCTGGTCGGGCTGGGTGCCGCGGTCGACGTGGAGGGTGCCGACGCGATGGCGCGGATGGGCCACCGGCTGGAGCACGCCGAGATGGTCGACGCCCGGACGCTCGCCGCTCTCGTCCTGCTCGGGGTGCGACTGAGCGTCCAGCCGGCGTTCGACGCGGCGTGGGGCGGGACCGAGGGCATGTACGCAGCCCGGTTGGGCGCCGGCCGCGCGGCCGCGCTCAACCCGTTGGCCGACCTCGCCGCCGCGGGCGTCCCCCTGGCGTTCGGGTCCGACTCGCCCGTCACCGCGGTGGACCCGTGGGCGGGTGTCCGCGCCGCCGTCCACCACCATGCGGCCGACCAGCGCATCTCGGCCCGCGCGGCCTTCCGGGCCTCGACGCGAGGTGGCTGGCGGCTCGCGGGGCTCGACCACACGGGCGCCGGCGAGCTGCGCGTCGGCGCCCCCGCGCACCTCGCGGTCTGGCGCGCGGACCACCTCGCCGTGCAGGCGGCCGAGGGCCGGTTCTCGTCGTGGAGCGCAGATGCACGCGCCGGGATCCCGCTCCTGCCGGACCTCGGGCCCGACGTCCCGCCGCCGGACTGCCTGCGGACCGTCCGCGCCGGGGTGGTCCTGCACGACGCGCTCTGA
- a CDS encoding PH domain-containing protein codes for MDDLTAPFRPRFARVVTLVLAVVVLALTAAIIVAMPVLSTGDKIGFALVGALIAGFLWRQASVTALVRDDGLTVRNLLFTRRLEWAEIVSVRFGSGRPWVQLDLSDGDTLAVMGIQRADGEFADAEARRLATLVAMHTTTTRDD; via the coding sequence GTGGACGACCTCACAGCCCCGTTCCGGCCGCGGTTCGCGCGCGTCGTCACGCTCGTCCTCGCGGTGGTCGTGCTCGCCCTGACCGCGGCGATCATCGTGGCGATGCCCGTGCTGTCGACCGGCGACAAGATCGGCTTCGCCCTGGTGGGCGCGCTCATCGCCGGCTTCCTGTGGCGGCAGGCCTCGGTCACCGCGCTGGTCCGTGACGACGGGCTCACCGTGCGCAACCTCCTGTTCACGCGTCGGCTGGAGTGGGCCGAGATCGTGTCGGTGCGGTTCGGCTCCGGCCGGCCGTGGGTCCAGCTGGACCTGTCCGACGGCGACACCCTGGCCGTGATGGGCATCCAGCGCGCCGACGGCGAGTTCGCGGACGCCGAGGCGCGCCGGCTGGCGACGCTCGTCGCGATGCACACCACGACGACGCGCGACGACTGA
- a CDS encoding DEAD/DEAH box helicase yields MVSRSRRSVPPSPHDDSPAEPSPAQRYAAARRRAEVERSELGQFRELLGFPLDDFQVDACRALERGSGVLVAAPTGAGKTVVGEFAVHLALAAGRKAFYTTPIKALSNQKYSDLVRRYGPDRVGLLTGDTTINGEAPVVVMTTEVLRNMLYAGSTSLQGLGFVVMDEVHYLADRFRGPVWEEVIIHLPDDVQLVSLSATVSNAEEFGDWLATVRGDTTVVVSEHRPVPLGQHVLVRGDLLDLYAGHVDPTAPGVDPPINPDLTHLLRRSNREEPTQQRRGPRDRGGRQRTGGRPLGRPTPRFAVVDALDRDGLLPAIVFIFSRAGCQGAVQQCLAAGIRLTTPAEQSEIRRIVEERCAAVPPEDLDVLGYWEFSDALQRGVAAHHAGMLPLFKETVEDLFSRGLVKVVFATETLALGINMPARSVVLEKLVKWDGSSHVDVTPGEYTQLTGRAGRRGIDTEGHAVVVAHPGLDPVQLAGLASKRLYPLRSSFRPTYNMAVNLVAQVGRDRAREVLETSFAQFQADRGVVGLARQAQGHAEALEGYARAMVCHQGDFAEYAALRRQITAREKELTRAEAGARRAEVARTLQGLRVGDVLEIPIGRRSGHAVVIDPGGDAGFDGPKPTVLTVDRQVRKLTVADVGTGVRTVGFLRVPKGFTARVPAARRDLAAALRSTVGTASGPTRKDRPKGGQRAAADDAEIAALRRRLRAHPCHSCPDREEHARWAERWSRLSAEHDALVARIAGRTGSIAAVFDRICDILLRLGYLETATDDAGRAAVQVTDDGRWLRRLYAENDLLLAECLRRGIFDELDAPGLAAVVSTLVYRSRRDDQSEPRVPGGPGGRLGVALDGCVRAWSELDDLESAHKVETIQPLDAGLVEAVHRWANGRSLDAVLKGGELSAGDFVRWCKQVIDVLDQVAQAAPVPRLRETARQAVDALRRGVVAYSSV; encoded by the coding sequence GTGGTATCGCGCTCCCGCAGATCCGTCCCCCCGTCGCCGCACGACGACTCGCCGGCTGAGCCGTCACCGGCGCAGCGGTACGCCGCCGCCCGGCGCAGGGCCGAGGTCGAGCGCAGCGAGCTCGGCCAGTTCCGGGAGCTCCTCGGCTTCCCGCTGGACGACTTCCAGGTCGACGCGTGCCGGGCGCTCGAGCGCGGCAGCGGCGTGCTCGTCGCCGCGCCCACCGGCGCGGGCAAGACCGTCGTCGGCGAGTTCGCGGTGCACCTCGCGCTGGCCGCGGGACGCAAGGCGTTCTACACGACACCCATCAAGGCGCTGTCCAACCAGAAGTACTCGGACCTCGTCCGCCGCTACGGCCCCGACCGGGTGGGGCTGCTGACCGGTGACACCACCATCAACGGCGAGGCCCCGGTGGTCGTGATGACCACCGAGGTGCTGCGCAACATGCTCTACGCGGGCTCGACGAGCCTGCAGGGCCTCGGCTTCGTCGTCATGGACGAGGTGCACTACCTCGCCGACCGGTTCCGGGGACCCGTGTGGGAAGAGGTGATCATCCACCTGCCCGACGACGTGCAGCTGGTCTCGCTGTCCGCCACCGTGTCCAACGCGGAGGAGTTCGGTGACTGGCTGGCGACGGTGCGCGGCGACACGACCGTGGTGGTCAGCGAGCACCGGCCCGTGCCGCTCGGGCAGCACGTCCTGGTGCGCGGCGACCTCCTGGACCTGTACGCGGGCCACGTGGACCCGACGGCGCCGGGCGTCGACCCGCCGATCAACCCGGACCTGACGCACCTGCTGCGGCGCAGCAACCGCGAGGAGCCGACCCAGCAGCGGCGCGGTCCGCGCGACCGGGGCGGGCGCCAGCGCACCGGTGGCCGGCCCCTGGGTCGTCCGACGCCGCGGTTCGCGGTCGTCGACGCGCTCGACCGCGACGGCCTGCTGCCCGCCATCGTCTTCATCTTCTCGCGCGCCGGGTGCCAGGGCGCCGTGCAGCAGTGCCTCGCCGCGGGCATCCGGCTGACCACCCCCGCCGAGCAGTCGGAGATCCGCCGGATCGTCGAGGAGCGCTGCGCGGCCGTGCCGCCCGAGGACCTGGACGTCCTGGGGTACTGGGAGTTCAGCGACGCGCTGCAGCGCGGTGTGGCCGCGCACCACGCCGGCATGCTCCCGCTGTTCAAGGAGACCGTGGAGGACCTGTTCTCCCGCGGGCTGGTCAAGGTCGTGTTCGCCACCGAGACGCTCGCGCTCGGGATCAACATGCCGGCGCGTTCCGTGGTGCTGGAGAAGCTCGTCAAGTGGGACGGGTCCAGCCACGTCGACGTCACGCCGGGGGAGTACACGCAGCTGACCGGCCGGGCGGGCAGGCGCGGCATCGACACGGAGGGACACGCGGTCGTCGTCGCGCACCCGGGCCTGGACCCCGTGCAGCTGGCCGGCCTGGCCTCCAAGCGGCTCTACCCGCTGCGCTCGAGCTTCCGGCCGACGTACAACATGGCCGTCAACCTCGTGGCGCAGGTGGGTCGCGACCGGGCACGCGAGGTACTCGAGACGTCCTTCGCGCAGTTCCAGGCCGACCGCGGCGTGGTGGGCCTCGCCAGGCAGGCACAGGGGCACGCAGAGGCCCTGGAGGGCTACGCCCGGGCGATGGTGTGCCACCAGGGCGACTTCGCGGAGTACGCGGCGCTACGCCGGCAGATCACGGCCCGGGAGAAGGAGCTCACCCGTGCCGAGGCGGGTGCCCGCCGGGCCGAGGTCGCGCGGACGCTCCAGGGCCTGCGCGTCGGCGACGTGCTCGAGATCCCGATCGGCCGCCGCTCCGGCCACGCGGTCGTCATCGACCCGGGCGGCGACGCCGGCTTCGACGGACCCAAGCCGACGGTGCTCACCGTGGACCGGCAGGTGCGCAAGCTGACCGTCGCGGACGTCGGCACCGGCGTCCGGACCGTCGGCTTCCTGCGCGTGCCGAAGGGCTTCACCGCGCGGGTGCCGGCGGCGCGACGTGATCTGGCCGCGGCGCTGCGCTCCACGGTCGGCACGGCGTCCGGCCCGACCCGCAAGGACCGCCCCAAGGGCGGGCAGCGGGCGGCCGCGGACGACGCGGAGATCGCCGCCCTGCGGCGCAGGCTGCGCGCGCACCCGTGCCACAGCTGCCCCGACCGTGAGGAGCACGCACGGTGGGCCGAGCGCTGGTCCCGCCTGAGCGCCGAGCACGACGCCCTGGTCGCCCGGATCGCCGGCCGGACGGGCTCGATCGCGGCCGTGTTCGACCGCATCTGCGACATCCTGCTGCGCCTCGGCTACCTCGAGACGGCGACCGACGACGCCGGCCGCGCCGCGGTGCAGGTCACCGACGACGGGCGGTGGCTGCGTCGGCTCTACGCGGAGAACGACCTGCTCCTGGCCGAGTGCCTGCGTCGGGGCATCTTCGACGAGCTCGACGCGCCCGGGCTCGCGGCGGTGGTCTCGACGCTCGTCTACCGTTCCCGGCGCGACGACCAGAGCGAGCCCCGCGTGCCCGGCGGACCGGGGGGCCGCCTCGGGGTCGCCCTGGACGGGTGCGTCCGGGCGTGGTCGGAGCTGGACGACCTGGAGAGCGCGCACAAGGTGGAGACGATCCAGCCGCTCGACGCGGGTCTGGTCGAGGCGGTGCACCGCTGGGCCAACGGCCGCAGCCTGGACGCCGTGCTCAAGGGGGGTGAGCTGTCCGCGGGCGACTTCGTGCGGTGGTGCAAGCAGGTGATCGACGTGCTCGACCAGGTCGCCCAGGCCGCACCCGTCCCGCGGCTGCGCGAGACCGCACGGCAGGCGGTCGACGCCCTGCGCCGCGGGGTCGTGGCGTACTCGTCGGTCTAG
- a CDS encoding diacylglycerol/lipid kinase family protein, whose translation MIHLGLVVNPTAGSGRGTEAGRRAHDLLQSRGHKVEDLSAATLAQATDQARAAAVQGLDALVVVGGDGMVHLGVNVAAGTGLPLGIIAAGTGNDIARTLALPRGDVAASVATLEHGLLDGPRRVDAVRVGSPEHAAHEWYLGVLSCGFDAAINARANEMAWPRGAGRYVRALLAELGRFRPYGYRVTLDDAVWESAGSLVAVANTAWFGGGFQIAPDAHVDDGLLDVVVAGPFTKPGIVKIFPGITRGRHLSHPAVQVLRSRTVLIEPLTDLGPPPPVAFADGERVGPLPLRVSVDPGALSVLC comes from the coding sequence GTGATCCACCTGGGGCTGGTCGTCAACCCCACCGCGGGCAGCGGGCGCGGCACCGAGGCGGGCCGTCGGGCGCACGACCTGCTGCAGTCGCGCGGGCACAAGGTGGAGGACCTGTCCGCGGCCACGCTGGCGCAGGCCACCGATCAGGCGAGGGCCGCTGCGGTCCAGGGCCTCGACGCCCTCGTGGTGGTCGGCGGGGACGGCATGGTGCACCTCGGCGTGAACGTGGCGGCGGGTACGGGGCTGCCCCTGGGCATCATCGCGGCCGGTACCGGGAACGACATCGCCCGCACGCTGGCGCTCCCGCGGGGTGACGTCGCGGCGTCGGTCGCCACTCTGGAGCACGGCCTGCTGGACGGCCCACGCCGGGTGGATGCCGTGCGCGTCGGATCCCCGGAGCACGCCGCGCACGAGTGGTACCTGGGCGTGCTGTCGTGCGGGTTCGACGCCGCGATCAACGCCCGCGCGAACGAGATGGCGTGGCCGCGGGGTGCCGGTCGGTACGTGCGCGCGCTGCTCGCCGAGCTCGGCAGGTTCCGCCCCTACGGCTACCGGGTGACCCTCGATGACGCGGTCTGGGAGTCGGCCGGCAGCCTCGTGGCCGTCGCGAACACGGCGTGGTTCGGGGGCGGGTTCCAGATCGCACCCGACGCACACGTCGACGACGGGCTCCTCGACGTCGTGGTGGCCGGCCCCTTCACCAAACCCGGCATCGTGAAGATCTTCCCGGGCATCACCCGGGGCCGGCACCTGAGCCACCCGGCCGTCCAGGTCCTGCGCAGCCGGACCGTGCTGATCGAGCCGCTGACGGACCTGGGTCCGCCACCGCCGGTCGCGTTCGCGGACGGGGAGCGGGTGGGTCCGCTGCCGCTGCGCGTCTCGGTCGACCCCGGAGCGCTGTCCGTCCTGTGCTGA
- a CDS encoding helix-turn-helix transcriptional regulator: protein MAAQIPPAERLLNLVIALVNTAGRMTKEQVRRSVAGYQEAPSDDAFERMFERDKDTLRDLGVPILTVTDAGHGDDIGYRVDLEAYALPPLELTAAELGVLAMAAQVWQDQAVRADTTRALTKLRAVGDAPESTDLVAGLAPRVRAGGDAFGPLVDAVQARQAVRFTYRAATTGEVRERTVEPWKLLARRGGWVLVGRDRDRGASRSFRLSRVEGAVRTVGEPGSFTAPSAEELAAALQSWASGPERIATLAILPERASAPRARAVPPPPDAPDLSGEPLLAHRDLVYVPFRAEWELAEELVGYGDAVVVLAPTGLREAVLHLLRRAATLDQGVRSDG, encoded by the coding sequence ATGGCTGCTCAGATCCCACCCGCGGAGCGCCTGCTCAACCTCGTCATCGCCCTGGTCAACACCGCGGGGCGGATGACGAAGGAGCAGGTGCGCAGAAGCGTCGCCGGATACCAGGAGGCTCCGTCGGACGATGCGTTCGAGCGGATGTTCGAACGGGACAAGGACACGTTGCGCGACCTCGGCGTCCCGATCCTCACGGTGACCGACGCCGGGCACGGCGACGACATCGGCTACCGGGTGGACCTGGAGGCGTACGCGCTCCCGCCCCTGGAGCTCACCGCCGCCGAGCTGGGGGTGCTCGCGATGGCGGCCCAGGTGTGGCAGGACCAGGCAGTCCGGGCGGACACCACGCGAGCGCTGACCAAGCTGCGGGCCGTGGGCGACGCCCCCGAGTCCACCGACCTGGTGGCTGGCCTGGCGCCCCGCGTGCGGGCCGGGGGAGACGCGTTCGGCCCGCTGGTCGACGCCGTGCAGGCGCGGCAGGCCGTCCGGTTCACGTACCGGGCCGCGACCACGGGGGAGGTGCGCGAGCGCACGGTCGAGCCGTGGAAGCTGCTGGCCCGACGCGGCGGCTGGGTGCTGGTCGGGCGCGACCGCGACCGGGGCGCGAGCCGCTCCTTCCGCCTCAGCCGGGTGGAGGGTGCCGTGCGGACGGTGGGCGAGCCGGGCTCCTTCACGGCGCCCAGCGCCGAGGAGCTCGCTGCCGCGCTGCAGTCGTGGGCCAGCGGTCCCGAGCGCATCGCGACCCTCGCGATCCTGCCCGAGCGGGCCAGCGCCCCGCGCGCACGCGCCGTCCCGCCGCCACCCGACGCGCCTGACCTGTCAGGTGAGCCGCTGCTGGCGCACCGGGACCTGGTGTACGTGCCGTTCCGGGCCGAGTGGGAGCTCGCGGAGGAGCTGGTCGGGTACGGCGACGCCGTCGTGGTGCTCGCTCCGACCGGTCTGCGGGAGGCCGTCCTGCACCTGCTGCGGAGGGCGGCGACGCTGGACCAGGGGGTGCGTTCGGATGGCTGA